TCCATCTTCTCGCACAGCGCCCGGACGTGGCCCAGGACGGGCACCGGGGACACGAAGGGCACCACGTAGTGCGAGAAGCGGCGGTTGGGCAGCCAGCGGCGGTGGAGGTGGCGCCGCGGGGGCGGCGACCGCCGCGCCGAGTAGCAGACGCGGTGGGTCTGCATGATGCTCTTGATGTCCGAGGTGAGGCTGTGGATCTCCTGGTTGAGAATGGTGTCCAGGCTGATGGAGGGCCGGAAGAGGACCTCCTccgcggcggcgggcggcgcctTTTTTGTCGGTTCCGCCGCTGCGGCCGCCTTCGCCACCGGCACGATCTCGGGGGGAGGCGGAGCTTGttctgggtggggggggaggagacgggACAACGTGTCACACTCAGGAAGCCTTGTGGACCCTAAAGaggttctttttatttatatattttgttgttacCTTTATTGGCAGAGTTCACCCAGGCGGAGACGTCCGAGGCGTGAGCCGGTGGTTCTGCCGGGGAACCCGGGCTGAGAGGACTACCGGGGCTGCAGTCCATGTCCTCCTGAACACAAGAACAGCATTTATGTTAGCTCTACCAACATCTACAGTatcagggttcatcctcataaccaatgaacaggttcatcctcatgaccaatgaacaggttcatcctcatgaccaatgaacaggttcattcacatgaccaatgaacaggttcatcctcatgaccaatgaacaggttcatcctcatgaccaatgaacaggttcatccacatgaccaatgaacaggttcatcctcatgaccaatgaacaggttcatcctcatgaccaataaacaggttcatccacatgaccaatgaacaggttcatcctcatgaccaatgaacaggttcatcctcatgaccaatgaacaggttcatccacatgaccaatgaacaggttcatccacatgaccaatgaacaggttcatcacatgaccaatgaacagggttcatccacatgaccaatgaacaggttcatcctcatgaccaatgaacaggttcatcctcatgaccaatgaacaggttcattcacatgaccaatgaacaggttcatcctcatgaccaatgaacaggttcatcctcatgaccaatgaacaggtttatcctcatgaccaatgaacaggtttatcctcatgaccaatgaacaggttcatccacatgtccaatgaacaggttcatccacatgaccaatgaacaggttcatccacatctccaatgaacaggttcatccacatgaccaatgaacaggttcatccacatgtcgaccaatgggtttccaggactttaaaacaaattttcatgaacaacattttttttttaatctctatgtttaacatgaaaatatgataaaatgtcgtatttaaactaacaaagagaattccaaatcatacagtataaaaccttaaatgactcaaatgaaggagacaatagtttagatcaaaagaataaacttttatgtcttttcaattcaaggtgcgttcacttgcagcgcggaaaagtTGCGAATATGAAAGAGTTTACGCcgacttatatttagagcgtcttaaaaaaagaagttattatttaaaactcagcgtgaatgaaacatatgaatataacaacattttcatgacttttccaaaactttggtgatataatatatatatattttggaatAAACCATTTCAAAATTCCAGGACTTATTCAggtttttcattcatttttccgaggtaaatgtttattttagagAGATTGCGAAAGGACTGTTGTCTGCTTTTGATCTTTTGATCTTGAACAATACTAAATCAACCTAAATCGCAAATCTCTGGACActggatgttttattttgaattatttccCCCAAACAGCCTctaaaatcttttttaaatgtcttcatttGATCCCTCCACCGCTCCACGTCTCACCTCTGTGTAGTTGGTTTGAGTCGCCGGCTCATTTGGATCCTTGAGGTCGGGCTCCGAGAAGACGGGCACCCCGCCGCCGGTCGACGCCGCCATCGAGCCCTGAGCCACGGCCTTGTTGAGGGTCGCCAGGAGGATCTTGAGGAGGCGCTGGGTCTCGTTCATGGCGGGGGCGCCGGCGTTGCCGTGGGCCCTCAGGTCGGTGTCGTAGATGCCCATGCTCTCCATCACCGCCGTCAGGTTGTCGGCGTGTCCGGCCTCGTCGCCGATGTCCTCTGCTTGGCCGGCTGGCGGGAAGAGGCAGGTCCGTTAGAGGCGTTTAGCCAAAATGTGATATTTACGTAATGATCATAATAacattcaattttatatagcgcttctctaaatacccgaagtcgctttacagagtgcagagtccagtcgtcatacacacacagtcatcccggtggtggtaagctacatcagtagccacagctgccctggggcagactgactgaagcgtggcagccaatcagcgcctacggcccctcccccaatcagcgcctacggcccctccccccaccaccaacatacattcacatccatacgacccggggtgaggctgcggtgcatgtctttatcattcattcatatatatatatatatattatttatatattatacatcaatatattatatatatttattttacatatatatatatatacaggcacgtgcacagacattttggggggcaggtgctcaaaccaaaaaaaagggcacccaatgccaaaaaaaaattctgacagagttgaagcataagcagcaatacactgatgatgcaatacatcctcgacctgcatttcctctggcagcatcagaccgctagcttacatgttctttatgaataaagatgaattattatatagcaacaacagtacaagcgttctgattggttgatggggcgtcatgccagccacgtatcgccctcctggtctgatacggagccgtattgccctctgacgtcattttcaaaatgagcgatattgatagacatcaacagccaagagcagtggtcctcaaactaaggcccgcgggccgcatacggcccgcctccacatttggcccggccatCTGAAcaagaggccttatgattttttttttcagtctggccactcaaatcctagactagcccgttaaatagaacggaataagaattctctctctttcttttctctctctcctctctcctctcttttctctcttctctctctctctccctctctctcttctctaaacataactaacgtcagtaaacagctggacgaggctttgaaatcactgagtttttctttgtttatttgtttaggaaccgtcggaccagttgtgacgtcatgttttcagcagcgtaatgttgtggttgatttatcacaaacaacgtcaggggacaaacaccgtcatgacctgtgtgtctggtgctgcgggtcagaggagaaggaggtgcagccgtttagtggcgcgaggagcactgcgcgcggaggaagtggaggaggaggaagtggaggaggaggagggaggggtgcggcggggggagggagaggggggggggctcgtgagcgccgcggagcgggtcggggcgaaattctcacaagaactcaaataaatgacccgtctgatattaaaacacatttggggggacttgatgacagagagagtaacttttattcttaaatacggatgaataaaaaaaatgtgtctccagcaaaaagggcactttactcatccagggcaaaggggcggagcttgagcaccactagggctctacctgtgcacgtgcctgtatatatatatatatatatatgtaaaataaatataatatattgattaatattatatacaggactgtctcagaaaattagaatattgtgataaagttctttattttctgtaatgcaattaaaaaaacaaaaatgtcatgcattctggattcattacaaatcaactgaaatattgcaagccttttattcttttaatattgctgattatggcttacagcttaagaaaactctaaaatcctatctcataaaattttaatatttcctcagaccaagtaaaaaaaaagatgtataacagctgagtgtttgtcaaggctcaggaaacccttgcaggtgtttcgagttaattagacaattcaagtgatttgtttaataccctactagtatactttttcatgatattctaatatttagagataggatatttgagttttcttaagctgtaagccataatcagcaatattaaaagaataaaaggcttgcaatatttcagttgatttgtaatgaatccagaatgcatgacatttttgttcttttaattgcatgacagaaaataaagaacttcatcacaatattctaattttctgagacagtcctgtatatatatataatattatgtttaatatatataatatgatatatattttatatattaattatttcagagCAATTGAGTtccgagaagaaaaaaaacgtgaatTAAATGAGGCCGTTTTTAACCGTAGCCGCCTCACCTCGACTGGACTCCCCGTTGCCGAGCGGATCCGTGCATCGCCGCTTGTCGGCGCCGCCGCCCGCCCGATCGCCGCCCTCGAACTTCCTCTTCAGGCCGGCGACGTCCCACACCGCCtcctccccgcccccccgctcCTTGCCCCCCGGCTCCTTCACGACGGCCTTCTTGTGCAGCTGGATGAGCTTCAGCAGCTGCTTCATCTTGTCTTTGTCGTACTCGTTCTGGGACAGACGGGGCGCCGGTTGAGGGGACcggggcgcggcggcggcggggggctCCGCGGGGGGCTCCGCGGGGGGCTCCGCGGGGGTCTTGTGCTGCGCCTGGGCCCCGTTGGAATGGGCCGCGCCTTGCCTCCGCTTCTCCGGCGGAGGCGGCGGCCTCTCCGGACGGTCCGAGCCGCGGTCCGAGCCGCCCCAGTCCGACACGGGGCTGTATTCCACTGGAGCCGGTGGCGCGGGCGCGGGAACCGGGATGGCTACCGGGATGGCTACCGGCGTGGGCAACGGCGTGGGCAACGGCAACGGCGTGGGCAACGGCGTGGGCGCGGGGGGGTTCCTTATCCTCTCGACGATGTCCTTGGTCTTGCTCAGGGGCAAGATGTGGCCGGCGGCGTTGTGCACGTAGGAGCGCAGCACGGCGTCCACGTTGCACTTGGGCCGGTGCAGCAGCAGCGGGTTGGTGCGGTCGTCCACGCCGTGCTTGTAGTCGGGCAGGATGAACGGCCGCACGCCGCCCGAGCCCACGCGGCCCAGGTAGTCGGCGGCGTGGCGCTCCACCCCCGAGCTCGGGTCCTTGCCCGGGTTGAGGCGCAGCTTGAAGAGCGCATAGTGCAGCGCCGGCACGAAGGGGTCGGCGGCGCAGAGGGCGGCGGGCGCCGACTCCGTGGTCAGCGGCTCCGACTCGAACAGCCGCGACGCTGAGAGGACGAGAGCGTCAGAGACACGGATACAAAGAGAAGACGATTCAAATCTGGTTGtccaggtttgttgttgttgttattattattattatttaaatgggcCAGGTACAGTTAAAATGTTCCCATTTGATGCTCTGGACtagattgtagctacacagaTAATttacatctgtagtcccttaacagacaataataaacaacaagaataacaaacaaaacaacaacaacaacaacaaacaaataataaacataagTAATACAAACTGTTAAAAGtcagtaataaaaaccattaaaaagtaagtaatacatactattaaaattaagtaatacaaattattaaaagtaataaaaactattaaaagtaagtaatacaaactgttaaaaataataaaaacattcaaaatacatacataacaataacaaacaaaacaacaaactattaaaagtaagtaataaaaaccattaaaagtaaggtataaaaatcatttaaagtaaataataaaaacaataaaaaataatacaaatcattaaaagtatgaaagacattaaaaagtaagtaatgaaaatcaataaaagtaagaaatacaaattatgaaaactaagtaataaaaaacattaaaagtaagtaataaaaaccattaaaagtaaataatacaaactattattatattgttgttgtatccaAGCGTTGTGTTTCTTAATAAAACAATGACACTCACGATACTTGACGACCATCCTCGACTCCTGGAAGATGAAGAGCGCCTGCAGGCTCTTCTCGCCGCGGCCTCGCCGCTCTGGGAAAACAACCAAAAAACGGcaactttatttaatttttctttggttttttttcttcctctcaccAGAGGCAACAAGCGGACGTTGAGctttaaaaacaagaagaagaggagagtaaAAACCTTTGGACTCGACCATCTGCGCCGAGGACAGCAGGAAGAGAAAGCCCCGGTCGAACAACGACTTCACCAGCACCTGAGAGTCAGAGGAAAGACGAGCATCGTTACCACGCCAACGCCGGTCGTagttcacacacatgaccaatgaacagggttcatccacatgtcgaccaatgggtgtccaggaccttaaaccaaatgtccatgaccaaaacatttttgtgaaatctcggtgtataacatgtaaaagtgagaaaatgtcgtatttaaactccaaagcatacagtaaataaccttaaatgactcaaatgaatgagacaatagtttagattaaaagaataaacatttatgttttttcagttaaggtgcgttcacttgcagcgcggaaaaactCCGAGTATGAAAGAGTTTACACGACTTATATtaagagcgtctttcttttaaaaagcagattaattatttaaaactcaatgTAAACGAAAATATAACAACATCTACATGACTTTACCcaaaattacacacacacacacacacacacacagacatacacacacacacagagacagacacagacagacatacacacgcacacacacacacacagagacatacacacgcacacacacacagacacacacagagacatacacacacacacacacacacacacagacatacacacacacacagagacatacacacacacacagacagacacacacacagagacacagagacatacacacacacacacagacacacacacacagacatacacacacacagacatacacacacacacacacacacacacacacacagacacacacacacacacacagacacacacacagacacacacagacatacacacacacacagacatacacacacacacagacagacagacacacacacacacagagacatacacacacacacacacacacacacacacacacacacagagacatacacacacacacacagacagacacacacacacacagagacatacacacacacacacagagacatacacacacacacacacacacacacacacacacacacacacagagacatacacacacacacacacagacacacacacagagacatacacacacacacacacacacacacagagacatacacacacacacacacacacagagacatacacacacacagacagacacacacacacagagacagacacacacacacagacagacacacacacagacatacacacacacacacagagacatacacacacacacacacacacacacacacacagtcacagagacacacagacacacacacacttcacttgcagcacacacaaaatatatacgAGTATGAAAGATCGTACGTATGCCGGcatatatttagagcgtcattcttttaaaagaatATTCAGGACTCGGCgtgcatgaacatgtgaatatcacAACATTCCCGTGACTTTTTCAGAACTTCACCAGGTGCGCGTGTACTTCAGGCGTTGTAAATAAAACCCACCATGCGGTCCCTCTCCAGCTTGTGGACCAGCGCCGCCAGGCTGCCGCTGGTCGGTTTGCCTTTCCCGTCCACCACGTCAAACAGGCTGCAGGACATCCCGCATTTCATCACTGCGGACCACCGGGAAGAGAAAACATCAGCGTCACTCGTCGTCCACGTCGTGTTACGATCACGTCGAAAAGGTACAGGTGGAGGTCGTGGAGGCGTGGACCGACCTTCCCGCGACGCGCTGTAGGTGTCCCAGGAAAAGAGCACGGAGGGAATCTTCCGCTTCACCTGATCCAGCTGCATGCCTCGACTCATCTCCAGCTTCTCGGGCCTTTCAGGGTGGGAGGAGATTCATCAGAGGACAATCATGACAAGTTACAGGAagcaacattttatatatagaaatatatatatattatttatatatatataaatatatatatatatatagagataatatatttatataaatataatgttatatatatataatatatttaaatatatatagtatgatatatttatataatatatacaatatatatatatttattcatatatatgttttatatatatatacctaatatatatatatatcacatatatattatataaatatatatatatatacatacatatatgtaaacatatatagataaaaataatatatatatataaatatgtgtgtgtgtgtattgactgTTGACTCACAGCTTGAACGGGAGGTAAGGGCGCGAGGAGGATCGTAAGCAGACGGGGAACAACTCGTGGCCCTTGTTCACGAGCGGGCCGCTCCACACGGTGTAGCAGCTCCTCCCTGACGGCacacaggggtcaaaggtcagacgcAAGAGAAGCTTACGACTTCTCAATAACTGCTGGTTTGTCATTGTGTAAACAATTGAGATTAATACACTTTATCCTCACCTCGACTTCCTTCAGAGGAAATTGTGTTGAacctgtgtgagagagaggggggggggggaggagagagagagggagggagagttagagagagggagagcgagagagacagagagtgacaaagggagagagagaaagagcgagatagtgatagagagagagagagagagctggtttAAAAACACACGTCATAACGACCCTCTGAAGGTCCCGCCCCCTGGAGGTGAGCCTgtacctgtgtgatgtcatcggagTGGCGGCGGCCTCCTTTCCTTTGTACTTGAAGGACACCACGGCGTAGGGAAGCACGTGGCGCGGCCGAGCTTTGATCTCATCGAACGCAAACTCAAAGAAATATtgcttaaaaaacacacacaaaggacgCATTTAAAATTTGACAAAAGCCGTCCAAGAAATACAGAATAACTCTTCAAGAAATACAGAATAACTCTTCAAGAAATACAGAATAACTCTTCAGTATAAGCCAGAGGAAGCCGGTCGGTGCCGGTCGGTTCCGGTCGGTACCTGCGTGAGCTCGAAGGCCCGGTAGGAGAGCAGAGACGTGACCCGGTTGGCACTTTTGGACAAGTGGCAGTCGAACTTGGGAGTCGGCTCCACGGCGTTCTTAGGCATGTTCTCGTAGATGTGCTTTATTCgaccctgagacacacacacacacacacacatacagacagagagagaaacacacacacacacacacagagagagaaacacacacacatacagacagagagagaaacacacacacacacagagagagaaacacacacacatacagacagagagaaacacacacacacacacacatacagacagagagagaaacacacacacacacacacacagagaaacacacacacacacacacacatacagacagagagagaaacacacacacacagagaaacacacacagagagaaacacacacacacacacagagagagagagaaacacacacacacacagagaaacacacacacagagaaacacacacacacacatacagacacacacacatacagatgcacagacaaacacacacacgaacagagagaaacacacacacatacagatgcacagacacacacacacagaaacacacacacatacacacagagagaaacacacacacagatgcacagacacacacacacagagagagagagagaaacacacacatacacacagacacacacacatacagatgcacagacacacacacacacacacagagaaacacacacacacacacacagatgcacagacacacacacatacacacacagagagagagaaacacacacatacacacagacacacacacatacagatgcacagacacacacacacacaacacgtatacacacacacacacacacgcgtgagcTGAAGTGTCCCTCAAACGGTTGCGGatacaaagtgaacaaaagggggcggggcctcaccctcaTGACCTTAAAGACGATCATGTCTCCCGACGAGCCGACTTCAAAGGGATTGATCTGCAGCAGGTCAGAACACCTGGAGACGAAGACACCTGGAGggccggaggaagaggagggtgtccaggacttgaaaacaaatgtccacgaccaaacgcttttgtgaaatctcggtgtttaacatgaaaaagtgataaaatgtcgtatttaaactaacaaagagaattccaaatcataaagtaaataaccttaaatgaaaATAGTTTCGATTAAACATTTACGTCTtgtcagttacggtgcgttcacaaaTGTGCGATTATGAAAGAGCTTTATACGAcagcttatatttagagcgtctttcttttaaaaataatattaattgcTTAAAATTCAGCGTAAATGAAACATGTGAATATTTTGAATTGATTGAATattttttcaggacttttccaggcctggaaaataagttttttttaaatgccaatgACCATACAAACCCTGTGCATATCATCAGAgcctagctgtgtgtgtgtgtgtgtgtgtgtgtgtgtgtcatgtgactcacCCACTGATGGATTCCCCAGCGTGGTGATCCTGGAGTGGCCGACCGTCAGACCCTTCTCACAGATCCACTGGAGCTacggacaggaggacacactcGGGTCAGAACCAGGCGACaacaaagagaaaacaacaacaccaccaaggggaagggtgtgtgtgtgtgagtgtgtgtgtgggggggggggggatcaatacCTTGGATTTGTCCGGATTGAGGAAGCAGTACGACTCCGTCAGCTCCGGCTCCGTCCGCCCCTCCTGCTTCATGGCGCGCCGCTTCTCGATGAACTGAGGGGAACACAAAGTACAGCgaccactctcacacacacacgcgtgtgtaTATGCACATGTATGTGGGGAGAGCAcccacctccttctccagcAGCTCGTTGTGGATGAGCCGGGCCTTGCAGTAGGAGAAGGTGCCCCGGGACGAGGAGTCGAGGTAGAACGACGAGACGATCTTCACCAGGTCCTCGAACTCCCGGCTGTCGGGCGGCAGGAACTGGTAcaagcctggaggaggagacgcggcgGTGAGCGGGCGCATCGAGCaaccacatcctcctcctcctcctcctcctcctctcatttacAGCGTAATatatgaaaacacatttattttcgaGACGTCGAGAAGAGGATGCAAACGACCTGcggcgagacacacacacatacagacacagcactaggagcaggtgtgtgtgtgtgtgtgtgtgtgtgtgtggggtggtcATGTGAAGAAGAGTTGGGTCGCCATCATCGGCCTCAACGGAAACGGtgagcagaaaaaaacaaaaactccacGTGAAGCACAAGCGGCTTAGTTTCCCACTTGGGCGACAAGACATTGAATGCAACTCAACTTTGCATGTATACAAATAACTTTTGggaagtgatgtgtgtgtgtgtgtgtgtgtgtgtgtgttgtatactGTAGGAGTGTTTCGGGGTCATGTGTAAAGAAGGCTGCTACAGTGACATCCAGCCCTAGACTTCAACAACGtcaacataaataataatagtttAAAGTATCC
The genomic region above belongs to Pseudoliparis swirei isolate HS2019 ecotype Mariana Trench chromosome 9, NWPU_hadal_v1, whole genome shotgun sequence and contains:
- the tasorb gene encoding protein TASOR is translated as MALNPSAAAAGRRDVESTEAAALRPEEEGGEPPKNSTAAAASATVNQNGDHQPAGGEDNNEKPPDRRRTAPPDAARCSGPPDRRPGDEPPRRSFQIPRKIKGLYQFLPPDSREFEDLVKIVSSFYLDSSSRGTFSYCKARLIHNELLEKEFIEKRRAMKQEGRTEPELTESYCFLNPDKSKLQWICEKGLTVGHSRITTLGNPSVGVFVSRCSDLLQINPFEVGSSGDMIVFKVMRGRIKHIYENMPKNAVEPTPKFDCHLSKSANRVTSLLSYRAFELTQQYFFEFAFDEIKARPRHVLPYAVVSFKYKGKEAAATPMTSHRFNTISSEGSRGRSCYTVWSGPLVNKGHELFPVCLRSSSRPYLPFKLPEKLEMSRGMQLDQVKRKIPSVLFSWDTYSASREVMKCGMSCSLFDVVDGKGKPTSGSLAALVHKLERDRMVLVKSLFDRGFLFLLSSAQMVESKERRGRGEKSLQALFIFQESRMVVKYPSRLFESEPLTTESAPAALCAADPFVPALHYALFKLRLNPGKDPSSGVERHAADYLGRVGSGGVRPFILPDYKHGVDDRTNPLLLHRPKCNVDAVLRSYVHNAAGHILPLSKTKDIVERIRNPPAPTPLPTPLPLPTPLPTPVAIPVAIPVPAPAPPAPVEYSPVSDWGGSDRGSDRPERPPPPPEKRRQGAAHSNGAQAQHKTPAEPPAEPPAEPPAAAAPRSPQPAPRLSQNEYDKDKMKQLLKLIQLHKKAVVKEPGGKERGGGEEAVWDVAGLKRKFEGGDRAGGGADKRRCTDPLGNGESSRAGQAEDIGDEAGHADNLTAVMESMGIYDTDLRAHGNAGAPAMNETQRLLKILLATLNKAVAQGSMAASTGGGVPVFSEPDLKDPNEPATQTNYTEEDMDCSPGSPLSPGSPAEPPAHASDVSAWVNSANKEQAPPPPEIVPVAKAAAAAEPTKKAPPAAAEEVLFRPSISLDTILNQEIHSLTSDIKSIMQTHRVCYSARRSPPPRRHLHRRWLPNRRFSHYVVPFVSPVPVLGHVRALCEKMDRLIPAPPPPAASPPPPVTTSNLITPPPTPAQTPKPKADASLSKSSASSSRGGKMGTVKGPAAPARSKAEGSSAEPQGDAHSCPSGVTPESQKAAATAAAATAAAAAIGGSGLLAGSLIGQLKPEVFSSLVEIFKDVTKNTVKFYIYCGAGGEESTVCKEIKEYLKSLGNSECSPQTFLENSGSLDKLLIIIQNEDIAAHVHKIPALVSLKKLPSVSFAGVDTLDDVKNHTYNELFVSGGFIVSDEFVLNPDLITQDRLMGLLKFLEEQSTPERPWQWKVHCKSQKKLKELGRLNANAMGLLNLLMTYQKKHLVEFLPYHECDAQARQAPDLECLVKLQAQHTQQRHLIFLTERPFEMFLQYSRNGIVIGSIDDVMSGFHSLIGSIRQSELPTPLSTVVNDECVEEEDMSLDSNDDEDDDERGGACEPPLGSPPPPVTGKSPPLPPDADEFRPPLPERQATPERAPTLSDYSALKTAISQFKATNQMGAGPPDGGGGGLSPGGFPVNPHQSFLCPSWSSYTGSSSYAASPAYPASPCGAAQEQEYRPHGPPPAATAPPTAIPPPPVAMGAAGPLANMASLPMAVKPPPPPHLMMLGHTYGSDAAGAAGNSPLAAAASVPYTDLNDSAPPAYMAGGTPGQHNRTLARPGDGMWRGGACRTAGGQGGVPPGGPPNAGETLGGGGGQGGRTQENCINNLGASAVIPAAATRGSPAVRPKMPLHPMCGVGYGGRGGQMDYGPMRGGGTGLGFSRGYRGRGAPPPAGLWPRPGRGHDRGGGAGGGPCGSWGYPTGRGGAQGHYSDYTYTHSYAPE